One genomic window of Gracilinema caldarium DSM 7334 includes the following:
- a CDS encoding ketopantoate reductase family protein has protein sequence MKDIERVLVVGSGAVGTAIASIISEHIPGSVSVLADGERFERYNRDGFIVNGKTYHFPVISPVSTHSHYDLIIVAVKHHHLPEAIEQMKAHVGDNTSILSLMNGISSEEQLGARFGAGPGAPDGVRLPPYAMILGIDAVRIGNETRFASTGKIFFGEATNNTSALSPRIQRIAAFFEKACVPYEIPENMLRALWFKFMINVGINQASAILRAPYRLFQTNTNAKAVMETLQREVIALSQAMGINLNEQDLVNWEKTLAGLHPDNLTSMCQDVLANRKTEVEMFAGTVVHLGKQYQVPTPANELVFNLIKAIEASYNPTVIP, from the coding sequence ATGAAAGACATTGAACGAGTATTGGTTGTTGGGTCTGGTGCGGTTGGTACCGCTATTGCTTCAATCATTTCAGAACATATACCGGGTTCAGTCTCCGTACTTGCCGATGGAGAACGCTTTGAACGGTATAACCGGGACGGTTTTATCGTAAACGGGAAAACCTACCATTTCCCCGTGATATCCCCCGTTTCAACCCACAGCCACTATGATCTTATTATTGTAGCGGTGAAACATCATCATCTTCCAGAAGCTATCGAACAAATGAAAGCCCATGTAGGGGACAATACTAGTATTCTTTCGTTGATGAACGGTATTTCCAGCGAAGAACAGTTGGGAGCCCGATTTGGCGCCGGGCCCGGTGCGCCCGATGGCGTCCGGCTTCCCCCTTATGCTATGATTTTAGGGATTGATGCGGTTCGAATCGGCAATGAAACCCGTTTTGCCTCTACAGGAAAAATATTTTTTGGTGAAGCTACTAACAATACATCGGCCTTAAGTCCCCGGATCCAGCGGATTGCCGCCTTTTTTGAAAAAGCCTGCGTTCCCTATGAAATTCCAGAAAACATGCTTCGAGCGCTCTGGTTTAAATTTATGATCAATGTGGGCATTAATCAGGCCTCAGCTATACTCCGTGCACCCTACCGGCTGTTTCAGACCAACACTAACGCCAAGGCTGTTATGGAAACCCTTCAGCGGGAGGTTATTGCTCTCTCCCAGGCCATGGGCATTAACTTGAACGAACAGGACCTCGTAAATTGGGAAAAGACCCTGGCAGGACTGCATCCAGACAATCTGACTTCCATGTGCCAGGATGTGCTGGCAAACCGTAAAACAGAAGTTGAGATGTTTGCCGGAACAGTGGTCCACCTGGGTAAGCAATATCAGGTTCCTACACCAGCGAACGAACTGGTCTTTAACCTTATCAAAGCAATCGAAGCCTCGTACAACCCGACGGTTATCCCTTAA
- a CDS encoding carbohydrate ABC transporter permease, producing the protein MTAKRFAGKLLFFILILCIVVPVLFPLIWIFISSIKTQVDITAYPPKWIFTPTLQNYSRVFTEQNFIQFFYNSTVVGVTAVVFSLILGLPAAYSIARYKQEKLGLLILVARLMPGIALLLPWYLLFSRLMLVDTYVALILSHMLISLPIVVWIMTSFFASVPLEIEESARVDGATHQRTFLEIVLPVSTPGIVTSTTLAFLFSWNNFMFSQVLSMEKTKTLPIAVYNFVSYAEVDWGAVMAATVVIIAPAIILTMLFQKYVVRGLTMGAVKG; encoded by the coding sequence ATGACAGCAAAACGATTTGCAGGTAAACTTTTATTTTTCATTCTCATATTATGTATTGTTGTTCCTGTTCTGTTTCCACTTATTTGGATATTCATTTCATCAATAAAAACACAGGTTGATATAACGGCCTATCCTCCAAAATGGATCTTTACACCTACGTTACAAAATTACAGCAGGGTATTTACCGAACAGAATTTTATTCAATTTTTTTATAATTCGACCGTTGTTGGTGTAACTGCTGTTGTTTTTTCTCTCATTTTGGGACTTCCTGCGGCTTATTCTATTGCCCGATATAAACAAGAAAAACTCGGACTTCTCATTCTGGTAGCCCGTCTCATGCCGGGTATTGCCCTGCTCTTACCCTGGTATTTATTGTTTTCCCGTTTAATGCTAGTAGATACCTATGTTGCTCTTATTTTAAGTCACATGCTTATAAGTTTACCCATTGTAGTCTGGATAATGACGAGTTTTTTTGCTTCGGTACCTCTGGAAATAGAAGAATCTGCCCGGGTTGATGGTGCAACCCATCAACGAACGTTTTTAGAAATTGTGCTTCCTGTTTCTACACCGGGCATTGTAACTTCTACAACCCTGGCATTTCTTTTTTCCTGGAACAATTTTATGTTTTCCCAGGTGCTCAGCATGGAAAAAACAAAAACGCTCCCCATTGCAGTTTACAATTTTGTTTCCTATGCAGAAGTCGATTGGGGGGCTGTGATGGCCGCAACGGTGGTGATCATTGCCCCGGCAATTATTCTGACCATGCTGTTTCAGAAATATGTGGTCCGGGGCCTCACCATGGGTGCGGTTAAGGGATAA
- a CDS encoding carbohydrate ABC transporter permease: MLESSFIDRHIKVLFPLPAVLFVALMMVFPVFYTFTISFSNWNLTSGLPPRFVGLKTYLSILQEPRFWAALGRTFYFTAFAVSVETILGMIWALILNREFLGKNLVKMSLLLPMVSTPVAIGIAWTLFYEPTIGLANWVLRSAGLSPLKWIADKQLVIPSLVIVDIWQWTPMMALIMLAGLAGLSVEPYESARVDGANSIQIFWKITLPMVAPVVLTAVVLRSIDALKTYDIIYSMTNGGPGFASETLNIYAYNLSFNYFRLGHASVVLFFLFVVVMIMSYLVARLRQKLEE; this comes from the coding sequence ATGTTAGAGAGTTCTTTTATAGATCGACATATTAAGGTTTTATTTCCTTTGCCGGCAGTATTGTTTGTTGCCCTCATGATGGTATTTCCTGTTTTTTACACCTTTACCATCAGTTTTTCTAACTGGAATTTAACCTCTGGTTTACCCCCTCGATTTGTCGGTTTAAAAACCTATCTTTCTATTTTGCAAGAACCACGTTTTTGGGCTGCTCTGGGACGTACTTTTTATTTTACCGCTTTTGCAGTGAGTGTTGAAACGATACTGGGAATGATTTGGGCCCTCATATTAAATAGAGAATTTCTAGGGAAAAACCTGGTTAAAATGAGTCTTTTACTTCCGATGGTTTCTACACCTGTAGCCATTGGTATTGCCTGGACCCTGTTCTATGAACCCACTATTGGATTGGCTAACTGGGTTTTAAGGAGTGCCGGTTTAAGTCCTCTGAAATGGATCGCTGACAAACAGCTTGTAATACCTTCGTTAGTTATTGTTGATATTTGGCAATGGACCCCCATGATGGCCCTTATCATGCTTGCAGGGCTCGCGGGACTTTCTGTTGAACCCTATGAATCAGCTAGGGTAGACGGAGCAAATAGTATTCAAATCTTCTGGAAGATTACCCTTCCGATGGTAGCTCCAGTAGTTCTGACTGCTGTGGTGCTTCGTTCTATCGATGCACTGAAAACTTACGATATTATTTATTCCATGACTAACGGTGGCCCTGGTTTTGCATCAGAAACATTAAATATATACGCATATAATTTATCCTTTAACTATTTCCGTCTTGGACATGCTTCAGTAGTGTTATTCTTCCTCTTTGTGGTGGTTATGATTATGAGTTATCTGGTAGCCCGTCTGCGGCAGAAACTGGAGGAATAG
- a CDS encoding ABC transporter substrate-binding protein, with protein MKRRLIILIMTIGVVFGVTAQTKAIRVLLANHPYAETLKPLIAEYEAKTGVKVNVESYDENQLTQKLTTEFATRSSTVDVFMTRPLQEGKLFYRNGWYENLTPYINNAKKTPANYNFADYSKSAVDAVTYAKSVYTIPLVTEWQVLYYRTDLFNQAGLKPPTTFDELLAAAKKLHNPDKNIYGIVSRGQRGAAVTQFSTYLYNFGGDFLKNGKAVIDSPEAIEAFKFYGKMLKEYGPPGVTNMSWAQGQALFQAGQVAMWTDASVFLGNLKDPTKSQVADKVGVALMPAGPKGNHPFIVVSWGMAVSKQSKNKDLAYDFLMWATSKELAIKAMIDKGITMARNSVWTDANILAKFDQQLATTAVKMGPIGTPYDRPLMTAVGEARDAIGDVIVLAIETGGTGDIATAAKNAAKKVNELLDAAGELGK; from the coding sequence ATGAAACGAAGACTAATCATTCTAATTATGACGATAGGAGTCGTCTTTGGCGTCACCGCACAGACCAAGGCAATCCGGGTTTTGCTGGCGAATCATCCCTATGCGGAAACTTTAAAACCTTTGATTGCAGAATATGAAGCAAAAACAGGTGTTAAAGTGAATGTGGAAAGCTATGATGAGAATCAACTTACCCAGAAGCTTACCACCGAATTTGCAACCAGGTCCTCCACAGTAGATGTTTTCATGACCCGTCCTCTGCAGGAAGGCAAATTATTCTACAGAAATGGATGGTACGAAAATCTGACGCCTTACATCAATAATGCAAAAAAAACACCAGCTAATTATAATTTTGCCGACTATTCCAAGAGTGCTGTAGATGCGGTTACCTATGCAAAGTCAGTTTATACTATCCCGCTGGTCACTGAGTGGCAAGTCCTTTATTATCGGACCGACTTATTCAATCAGGCTGGTTTGAAACCGCCAACAACTTTTGATGAACTGCTAGCAGCAGCGAAGAAACTTCATAATCCAGATAAAAATATTTACGGTATCGTTTCTCGTGGTCAGCGTGGTGCGGCGGTTACTCAATTCTCTACATATCTTTATAACTTCGGTGGTGATTTCTTAAAAAATGGAAAAGCAGTGATTGACAGCCCTGAAGCAATAGAAGCATTTAAATTTTACGGCAAAATGCTCAAAGAATATGGGCCTCCGGGTGTTACTAATATGAGCTGGGCTCAGGGACAGGCTCTGTTCCAGGCTGGTCAGGTTGCCATGTGGACCGATGCGAGTGTATTCCTGGGGAACCTTAAAGATCCGACAAAATCCCAGGTTGCAGATAAGGTTGGTGTAGCGTTGATGCCAGCAGGTCCAAAGGGGAATCATCCCTTTATTGTTGTTTCCTGGGGAATGGCTGTTTCTAAACAGTCAAAAAATAAAGATCTAGCCTATGACTTCCTCATGTGGGCTACCAGCAAAGAGCTTGCGATTAAGGCAATGATAGATAAGGGTATTACCATGGCTCGGAATTCTGTTTGGACCGATGCTAATATTCTCGCTAAATTTGATCAGCAACTGGCTACAACTGCAGTTAAAATGGGCCCCATTGGTACACCCTATGATAGACCGCTCATGACTGCTGTTGGCGAAGCCCGTGATGCCATTGGCGATGTCATTGTTCTAGCTATTGAAACAGGTGGGACCGGAGATATAGCTACTGCAGCTAAAAATGCTGCAAAGAAAGTAAATGAATTATTGGATGCGGCGGGTGAGTTAGGTAAATAG
- a CDS encoding MurR/RpiR family transcriptional regulator: MLHSSCIIKIHEARSSYSAKETIIADYILQHPQSSVYPTIEELAEQIGVSEATLFRFVKKLGYSGYQQFRIALATDIASPQQRVYETALENNHGSTVSLVFKTNITALEETQKHLNPDQIEQIARLCITSRGLYFFGLGGSSIVALDAYHKLVRTGLTCCAPMDFHMQLMQVSQLTSKDTAFLISHTGVNRDALHLAETIQEQGAHLIVITDAKRSPLLKLAQYSLFAYSQTSPYVSEAFSARIVQLAIIDCLYVSIMKQLGQRGFENLERMRAVIAQRRI; this comes from the coding sequence ATGCTTCATAGTAGCTGTATTATTAAAATCCACGAAGCCCGTTCTTCTTATAGTGCCAAAGAGACGATAATCGCAGACTATATCCTGCAACATCCCCAATCTTCGGTTTATCCCACTATTGAAGAATTGGCTGAACAAATTGGGGTTTCTGAGGCAACTCTGTTTCGCTTTGTAAAAAAATTAGGTTATTCAGGATACCAACAATTCAGAATTGCTCTTGCCACCGACATCGCCAGCCCCCAGCAACGAGTTTATGAAACAGCTCTAGAAAACAATCATGGTTCAACGGTATCCTTGGTTTTCAAAACCAATATAACCGCACTGGAAGAAACCCAAAAACATTTAAACCCGGATCAGATTGAACAAATTGCCCGCTTATGCATTACTAGCAGAGGACTCTACTTTTTTGGTCTCGGAGGTTCATCAATTGTTGCTCTCGATGCATACCATAAATTAGTACGAACCGGTCTCACTTGCTGTGCCCCTATGGATTTTCATATGCAATTGATGCAGGTATCACAGCTTACATCTAAAGATACGGCGTTCCTCATTTCTCACACTGGTGTAAATCGGGATGCCTTGCATCTTGCAGAAACAATTCAAGAACAGGGAGCTCATCTTATTGTCATTACCGATGCAAAACGATCTCCCTTGTTAAAACTGGCCCAATACAGTCTGTTTGCTTACTCACAAACCTCTCCCTATGTCTCTGAAGCTTTTTCGGCCAGAATCGTACAACTGGCCATCATCGATTGCTTGTATGTATCAATAATGAAACAGTTGGGTCAAAGAGGTTTTGAAAATCTTGAGCGGATGCGGGCAGTTATTGCCCAACGGAGAATTTAG
- a CDS encoding galactitol-1-phosphate 5-dehydrogenase encodes MKALLLDNVKHFSYTDVPEPSITEPDHVLIQIKAASICGSDVHGIDGSTGRRIPPIIMGHEASGIIKATGPAVHHFSPGDRVTFDSTIYCGNCFYCRRGEVNLCDDRRVIGVSCKEYKQDGAFAEYLVVPERVLYALPDEVDFIHGALTEPVAVVAHALRLARLSPGDSVLIVGTGLIGLLLLQLVRLHTSGQIIAVDIDEKRLKLAEKLGADAAILVGPDVSYQIQSLTHGRGVDQAFEVVGSEKTVTTAIEGLRKGGHLTLVGNVSPSINLPLQAVVTRQLDLQGSCAISGEYEFALQLMASQKINVDSIISAVAPLKDGALWFERLYNREPGLLKVVLEL; translated from the coding sequence ATGAAAGCCTTGCTATTAGATAATGTTAAGCACTTCAGTTATACAGATGTACCAGAACCATCGATTACTGAGCCAGACCACGTGTTGATACAAATAAAAGCAGCATCTATTTGTGGCAGTGATGTTCATGGAATAGATGGTTCAACAGGACGGCGTATTCCACCCATCATCATGGGCCACGAAGCATCCGGGATTATAAAAGCAACAGGGCCAGCAGTTCATCATTTTAGTCCTGGAGATCGGGTTACCTTCGATTCCACTATATATTGCGGCAATTGTTTTTATTGCCGTCGTGGAGAGGTAAATCTCTGTGATGATCGCCGGGTTATCGGGGTTTCCTGTAAGGAATATAAACAGGATGGAGCATTCGCAGAATACCTCGTTGTACCAGAACGAGTTCTCTATGCACTACCCGATGAGGTGGATTTTATTCATGGAGCACTTACTGAACCGGTAGCGGTTGTAGCCCATGCGTTACGTCTTGCCAGACTTAGTCCTGGCGACTCGGTTCTCATCGTAGGAACCGGTCTTATTGGGTTATTGCTCCTTCAACTTGTTCGGCTTCACACATCCGGTCAGATTATTGCTGTGGATATCGATGAAAAACGGCTTAAACTCGCAGAAAAATTAGGAGCCGATGCAGCTATTCTTGTTGGACCTGATGTTAGCTACCAGATACAATCCTTAACACATGGTCGTGGCGTTGATCAGGCTTTTGAAGTGGTTGGATCAGAAAAAACCGTTACTACTGCCATAGAAGGGCTTCGAAAAGGAGGGCATTTAACCTTAGTAGGCAATGTCAGTCCATCAATCAATCTCCCCCTCCAGGCTGTGGTAACCCGTCAACTTGATTTGCAAGGTTCCTGTGCTATTTCAGGAGAATATGAGTTTGCCCTCCAACTCATGGCTTCTCAAAAAATTAATGTAGATTCTATTATCAGTGCTGTAGCGCCCCTCAAGGATGGAGCTCTCTGGTTTGAAAGGCTCTATAATCGGGAACCAGGGTTATTAAAGGTTGTACTGGAGCTTTGA
- a CDS encoding Gfo/Idh/MocA family protein has protein sequence MNKVRFGILTYGKVAHLHAQAIRSNPELELVAVWGRDRQKREQFAATYGIQAFNSISEMIQRAHLDAVLVASPHPQHVQHSLEALEAGAHVLIEKPMALTKTDCDRVIETAERFGLKVGVISQRRWYPAVQRIREAINAGKIGTPMIGQVTMLGWRDEAYYKSDPWRGSWSREGGGVLVNQAPHQLDLLQWFMGPATEVFAYWDNINHPYIEVEDTALALIRFTSGGMATILVSNSQKPGIYAKVHIHGSSGASVGVQTDGGAMFVAGLSKITEAPFNDIWTIPGEEDNLKLWKAQDADFFGIIDTTLYFHGLQIKDFADAIVQNRPPLVDGKEGRKTVALIEAIYQSGKERRPISL, from the coding sequence ATGAACAAAGTACGATTTGGTATCCTTACCTATGGAAAAGTTGCCCACCTCCACGCTCAGGCAATTCGGTCCAATCCAGAGCTTGAGCTTGTTGCAGTATGGGGCCGTGATCGACAAAAACGAGAACAATTTGCAGCAACCTATGGAATCCAAGCTTTCAATAGTATTTCAGAGATGATTCAAAGAGCTCACCTTGATGCAGTGCTAGTCGCATCACCTCATCCTCAGCACGTACAACATAGCCTGGAAGCCCTCGAAGCGGGAGCCCACGTTCTCATTGAAAAGCCGATGGCCCTTACAAAAACCGATTGCGATAGGGTTATTGAAACCGCCGAAAGATTTGGACTAAAGGTTGGAGTTATAAGCCAACGCCGCTGGTATCCAGCGGTACAACGAATTAGGGAAGCTATAAATGCAGGGAAAATAGGTACACCCATGATTGGCCAGGTGACCATGCTTGGCTGGCGCGATGAAGCTTATTATAAAAGTGATCCCTGGCGCGGTAGTTGGTCTAGAGAAGGTGGCGGAGTCCTCGTTAATCAGGCACCTCATCAATTAGACCTGCTGCAATGGTTTATGGGACCGGCAACGGAAGTTTTTGCCTATTGGGACAACATCAATCATCCATACATTGAAGTTGAAGATACAGCGTTGGCCCTCATCCGCTTTACTTCAGGAGGAATGGCTACAATTTTAGTGAGTAATTCTCAAAAACCCGGTATCTATGCCAAGGTCCATATACACGGCTCTTCAGGTGCCTCGGTCGGTGTTCAAACCGATGGTGGGGCTATGTTTGTAGCAGGGCTTTCAAAAATAACCGAAGCTCCCTTTAATGATATTTGGACCATACCAGGAGAAGAAGACAACCTGAAACTATGGAAAGCTCAGGATGCAGATTTCTTTGGTATTATTGATACAACACTCTATTTTCATGGGCTTCAAATTAAGGACTTCGCAGATGCCATAGTTCAAAATCGTCCACCCCTTGTAGATGGCAAAGAAGGTAGAAAAACAGTAGCCCTTATTGAAGCAATCTATCAATCCGGAAAGGAACGTCGACCAATTAGCCTATAA
- a CDS encoding AAA family ATPase, with amino-acid sequence MDYKDVPSALLQGASQVIKGKETFLEYLISVLLAGGHVLLEDLPGLGKTTVAKTISRLIAAENGGFLAFKRIQFTPDLLPYDITGVDIFDPDLHSFRFVPGPIFANLILADEINRTTPKVQSALLEVMAELQVTVGSVTRPVPAPFMVIATQNPVESEGTFPLPAAQLDRFMMRLSLGYPPKEAELEILDTNPAELVLTHLEPIISIQDFLQARAFVDQVYCHPGLKETIVDLVRATRNHSDIRLGASSRSALHLLKTARAYAFVKGRDYVIDEDIINLSSLVLAHRIKMTDPRTDPSPLLRRLALENCKKHDFQ; translated from the coding sequence ATGGATTATAAAGACGTCCCTTCGGCACTGTTGCAGGGTGCTAGTCAAGTAATTAAAGGAAAGGAAACCTTCCTCGAATATCTCATTAGTGTACTGCTTGCTGGTGGTCATGTTCTTTTAGAAGACCTGCCAGGCCTCGGGAAAACAACGGTAGCAAAAACCATCTCCCGTTTAATCGCCGCTGAAAATGGGGGCTTTTTAGCCTTTAAACGTATTCAATTTACTCCCGACTTGTTACCTTATGATATAACCGGCGTTGATATTTTTGACCCGGACCTACATAGCTTTCGTTTTGTACCGGGACCAATTTTTGCAAATCTTATCCTAGCCGATGAAATAAACCGTACAACACCCAAGGTTCAATCGGCCCTCCTTGAGGTTATGGCAGAACTACAGGTTACAGTTGGTTCGGTCACCCGCCCGGTACCTGCTCCCTTTATGGTCATTGCAACACAGAATCCAGTAGAAAGCGAAGGCACCTTTCCCCTTCCCGCGGCTCAGCTCGACCGGTTCATGATGCGACTTTCCCTGGGATATCCCCCAAAAGAAGCGGAACTGGAAATTCTGGATACCAATCCGGCTGAGCTGGTATTAACCCACCTGGAGCCGATTATTTCGATACAAGATTTTCTCCAAGCTCGGGCTTTTGTTGACCAAGTATACTGCCACCCCGGACTTAAGGAAACGATAGTAGACCTGGTCAGGGCAACACGAAACCATAGTGACATACGGCTTGGTGCAAGTTCCCGTTCTGCCCTTCACCTCCTGAAAACAGCCAGAGCCTACGCCTTTGTGAAAGGCCGGGATTATGTGATAGATGAAGATATTATCAACTTAAGTTCCCTTGTCCTTGCTCATCGGATAAAAATGACAGATCCCCGTACTGATCCATCCCCCCTCCTCAGGAGGCTTGCCCTTGAAAACTGTAAAAAGCATGATTTCCAATAA
- a CDS encoding DUF58 domain-containing protein, which produces MKTVKSMISNKTSHIELTITSWAVAMIMLITGLFLKESVLTLIGLFSLFVLSYALMSILVLTLLSREVIKGLSYVIIPEDAPAGDPIEFILRIISTNLSFCFKLAGVIAFCEIRLSTRDNKAIEAILPLSSTVIQKGIDSFHITTNPASRGVYVPEYAQVSLYDVFGFYHIAIPLIHKTTEELILRPKPAQNGTPITFHSGGTTHREEQTYQRTEELTEHRPYVPGDDPRRINWKLFGHSGDLFIRQGEQEPPPVAEYVLVLDTSIDYTIFSQEEGRLLVDGICQEALTLALELSRKRYAITLCYPGSALLSADESTISRLLAYPVAIDITFAQPFPVIPPSTSLLIISIPRTIQQNSTLLDEILSRPAQAKKVTFINPTKLLATSKYQNYYEAIIRYYGQVHGT; this is translated from the coding sequence TTGAAAACTGTAAAAAGCATGATTTCCAATAAAACTTCTCATATAGAGCTTACCATTACATCCTGGGCTGTCGCCATGATAATGCTTATAACGGGGCTATTTCTTAAAGAAAGTGTGCTTACCCTTATAGGGCTATTCTCATTGTTTGTATTAAGCTATGCGCTAATGAGTATCCTAGTGCTCACCCTACTCTCCAGGGAAGTAATAAAGGGGCTTTCTTATGTCATTATACCTGAAGATGCACCAGCTGGCGATCCTATCGAATTTATCCTTAGAATAATCTCAACTAATCTATCATTCTGTTTTAAGCTAGCAGGTGTTATTGCTTTTTGTGAAATCAGACTAAGCACCAGGGACAATAAAGCTATCGAAGCAATCTTACCTCTTTCATCTACAGTGATTCAAAAAGGTATCGATTCATTTCATATTACAACAAATCCTGCTTCTCGAGGTGTATACGTTCCTGAATATGCACAAGTTTCTCTCTATGATGTTTTTGGTTTTTATCATATTGCTATTCCTCTTATACACAAAACTACCGAAGAACTCATCCTGAGGCCAAAACCTGCACAGAATGGAACCCCGATCACTTTTCATTCGGGTGGTACAACTCATCGAGAAGAACAGACTTATCAGCGAACCGAAGAATTAACGGAACACCGCCCTTATGTTCCTGGGGATGATCCACGGCGTATTAACTGGAAACTATTTGGACATTCAGGAGACCTTTTCATCAGGCAGGGAGAACAGGAACCACCGCCTGTTGCAGAATATGTATTGGTACTAGATACTTCGATAGACTACACAATCTTTTCGCAGGAAGAGGGACGTCTTTTAGTTGATGGCATCTGTCAGGAAGCTTTGACCTTAGCCTTGGAGCTTTCACGCAAACGCTATGCTATTACCCTTTGTTACCCTGGGAGCGCGCTTCTCTCTGCAGATGAATCTACTATATCCAGATTATTAGCCTATCCAGTCGCAATTGATATCACTTTTGCTCAACCATTCCCTGTAATTCCACCTTCAACAAGCCTTCTTATTATATCAATTCCCCGTACCATACAACAAAACAGTACGCTACTCGATGAAATCCTTTCGAGACCTGCACAGGCTAAAAAAGTAACTTTTATAAATCCTACAAAACTACTCGCTACAAGCAAGTACCAGAACTATTATGAAGCCATCATTCGCTACTATGGACAGGTCCATGGAACATAA